In a single window of the Thamnophis elegans isolate rThaEle1 chromosome 8, rThaEle1.pri, whole genome shotgun sequence genome:
- the C8H6orf62 gene encoding uncharacterized protein C6orf62 homolog — MGDPNSRKKQALNRLRAQLKKKKESLADQFDFKMYIAFVFKDKRKKSALFEVSEVIPVMTNNYEENILKGVRDSSYSLESSIELLQKDIVQLHAPRYQSMRRDVIGCTQEMDFILWPRNDIEKIVCLLFSRWKGSDDEPFRPVQARFEFHHGDYEKQFLHVLSRKDKTGIVINNPNQSVFLFIDRQHLQTPKNKATIFKLCSICLYLPQEQLTHWAVGTIEDHLRPYMPE, encoded by the exons ATGGGGGACCCAAACTCCCGGAAGAAACAAGCTCTGAACAGACTTCGGGCtcagcttaaaaagaaaaaagaatctctAGCTGACCAGTTTGATTTCAAGATGTATATTGCCTTTGTATTCAAAGACAAG agaAAAAAGTCAGCACTCTTTGAAGTGTCTGAAGTGATACCAGTTATGACCAATAATTATGAAGAAAATATCCTGAAAGGTGTGCGAGATTCCAGTTATTCCTTGGAAAGTTCCATTGAGCTTCTTCAAAAGGACATTGTACAGTTACATGCACCACGCTATCAGTCTATGCGCAgg GATGTGATTGGCTGTACGCAGGAGATGGACTTCATACTTTGGCCTCGGAATGATATTGAGAAGATAGTCTGTCTTCTGTTTTCTAGATGGAAGGGATCAGATGATGAGCCCTTTAGGCCTGTTCAG GCCAGGTTTGAATTTCATCATGGTGACTATGAAAAACAGTTTCTGCATGTACTGAGCCGAAAGGACAAGACTGGAATTGTTATCAACAACCCTAACCAGTCAGTGTTTCTTTTCATTGACAGACAGCACTTGCAG ACTCCAAAAAACAAAGCAACAATCTTCAAGTTATGCAGCATCTGCCTGTATCTGCCACAGGAGCAACTCACCCACTGGGCGGTTGGTACTATAGAGGATCACCTCCGCCCATACATGCCAGAATAG
- the GMNN gene encoding geminin, translating to MNSKMKPQSNTEKHPSVKQVSTNNTNCTSQRQTLKMIQPSITGCLVGRTNEAKSSIKKNSWNDQLISKKPEAADKIEQRNVRGAIQPSDLTTKGNPSFQYWKELAEERRKALHEVLQENEKLHQEIELKTSEIARLKEENEELSELAGHVHYMANMIEQITGKAPESLDILKNLDMEEIEYEDYDSAEEDLDGESEEEHSNFSNSSTDGVVDVPLN from the exons atgaaTTCTAAAATGAAGCCACAATCCAATACCGAAAAGCATCCCTCTGTGAAG CAGGTTtctacaaataatacaaactgcACATCCCAGAGGCAGACCCTTAAGATGATACAGCCATCTATTACAGGTTGCCTGGTGGGCAGGACGAACGAG GCTAAGTCTTCAATCAAGAAAAACAGTTGGAATGATCAGCTTATCTCAAAAAAACCTGAGGCTGCTGataaaatagaacagagaaaCGTAAGAGGAGCGATCCAACCTTCTGATCTTACAACAAAAG gcaaTCCTTCATTCCAGTATTGGAAAGAATTGgctgaggagaggaggaaagccCTGCATGAGGTTTTACAAGAAAATGAAAAG tTGCATCAAGAAATTGAATTAAAAACTAGTGAAATTGCTCGtctaaaagaagaaaatgaagaactGTCAGAACTAGCTGGCCATGTTCATTATATGGCAAATATGATAGAG CAAATAACTGGAAAGGCACCAGAAAGCCTAGATATTTTGAAAAATTTAGATATGGAAGAAATTGAATATGAAGACTATGATTCTGCCGAGGAAGATTTAGATGGTGAATCTGAAGAGGAACATTCAAATTTTTCCAACAGTTCTACAGATGGTGTTGTGGATGTGCCTCTAAATTGA
- the ARMH2 gene encoding armadillo-like helical domain-containing protein 2: MGAVFSALKACYHRYRDRREPVLKLIDPIFHHHKIKIYAMDLRNAELPLEERAKAALYIGLLAYTGGVSAGSFTTQYIQDMIDILMMPDTTTKVRILVLKGLSTVCYINPVNQNEAKAHHLPEILLSYLEEDEDAAEADPDIVLVKFWVCYLMTVVCCNNISYIKLFHEIGGQTLEKRLEYLSNMEWFGWPQNYATLMYMFMGYPGTEVYK, translated from the exons ATGGGAGCTGTATTTAGTGCACTAAAAGCTTGTTATCACAGGTATCGTGATAGAAGGGAACCAGTCCTCAAGCTGATAGATCCAATCTTCCACCAccacaaaattaaaatatatgccaTGGATCTAAGAAATGCAGAGCTGCCACTGGAAGAAAGAGCCAAGGCTGCATTATATATAGGCCTACTAGCTTACACAG GTGGCGTTAGTGCTGGAAGTTTTACTACACAATATATTCAGGACATGATTGATATTTTGATGATGCCAGACACAACCACAAAAGTAAGAATCTTGGTTTTAAAAGGACTGAGTACTGTATGCTACATTAACCCCGTAAACCAAAATGAAGCCAAAGCTCACCACCTTCCTGAAATTTTGCTGTCCTATCTTGAAGAAGATGAAGATGCTGCAGAAGCGGACCCAGATATAGTTCTGGTGAAGTTCTGGGTTTGTTATCTTATGACTGTTGTCTGCTGTAATAATATCTCttatattaaattatttcatGAAATTGGTGGCCAAACACTAGAGAAAAGACTGGAATACCTGTCTAATATGGAATGGTTTGGCTGGCCCCAAAACTATGCTACATTAATGTACATGTTTATGGGATATCCAGGCACAGAAGTATACAAATAG